A single region of the Psychrilyobacter piezotolerans genome encodes:
- a CDS encoding transglycosylase domain-containing protein: MKKLFRNILFIFIGLFLLGGVGATVLIVKAYRELPDLGQLIEGYNPVVPSKIYDTNGEVIDILYKEIRETATIEEMPKSLKDAYVAIEDRRFHSHHGFDVLGMGRAMVVNIVTMSKAQGASSITQQLAKNAFLTNEKKIMRKVKEAIITVELERGYTKDEILEKYMNEIYFGSGAYGVKTAARAFYGKSVKDINTAESALLAGVPNRPNKYNPRKHLNNAVTRGKLVLSQMRRYNLIDEEEYQKALSQKFYNEDKLPEELKGLSMEELSELNVTVIKNKSKKRSYNTPDFTDIVEKKLFEIFTEKQIYEEGLEIYTTLDIGMQKAAKATFENYEPLKENKGLNGGMVTIEADTGYVRAVIGGKDFKSGDYNRAIYAKRQPGSSFKPFIYFTALRQGYPMNTVIEDTPLEFGEWKPRNYGGDFRKNFTLLEGMERSINIVAIKVLQKIGLKNLGETVKLAGGEDIKIPQNLTAALGTMVVTPYELSSLYLPFANGGYRVKPQFITQIKNRYGKVIYQEKAEQERVFEGEDTALITHMMEDVVNLGTGKNARVTKDGKNIVQGGKTGTTNRQRTAWYAGITPKYVTTVYIGYDNNKPMDKSATGGGLTAKLWGNYYQILVDDGYDTGKEFNHIADGLKNGKLTEVLIDSKNGRLADSTSGWNKRWALFKKGTEPVEMASVYNSDFNDFFVKSDEIMMKNVEKTMESQKNMEQNKRNINSDSMFKDLFGN; encoded by the coding sequence ATGAAAAAATTATTTCGTAATATATTATTTATATTTATAGGATTATTTTTATTAGGCGGAGTAGGAGCTACGGTTCTTATTGTAAAAGCATATAGGGAACTGCCGGATCTGGGACAACTGATAGAAGGGTATAACCCGGTAGTACCAAGTAAGATCTATGATACAAATGGTGAAGTAATAGATATTCTCTATAAAGAGATCAGAGAAACAGCAACTATAGAGGAGATGCCTAAATCACTGAAGGATGCCTATGTAGCTATAGAGGATAGGAGATTTCATAGTCATCACGGGTTTGATGTTTTAGGGATGGGAAGAGCCATGGTAGTAAATATAGTTACTATGAGTAAAGCCCAGGGTGCCAGTTCTATAACCCAGCAGCTGGCTAAAAATGCCTTTCTTACCAACGAAAAAAAAATCATGAGAAAGGTAAAAGAAGCAATAATTACAGTGGAGTTGGAAAGGGGTTATACCAAAGATGAGATCCTGGAAAAATATATGAATGAGATATATTTTGGATCAGGAGCCTATGGAGTAAAAACTGCGGCTAGAGCATTTTATGGTAAATCCGTGAAAGACATAAATACAGCTGAATCTGCACTCCTGGCCGGGGTGCCCAATAGACCAAATAAATACAACCCTAGAAAGCATCTAAACAATGCTGTCACCAGGGGTAAATTGGTTCTGTCTCAAATGAGAAGATATAACCTTATAGACGAAGAAGAGTATCAAAAAGCATTATCCCAGAAATTTTATAATGAAGATAAACTGCCGGAGGAATTAAAAGGTCTGTCTATGGAGGAGTTATCTGAATTAAATGTTACTGTAATAAAAAATAAAAGTAAAAAAAGGAGCTATAACACTCCTGATTTTACCGATATAGTAGAAAAAAAATTATTTGAAATATTTACAGAAAAGCAGATATATGAAGAGGGATTAGAAATATATACGACCCTGGATATAGGGATGCAAAAAGCAGCTAAAGCAACATTTGAAAACTATGAACCACTGAAAGAAAATAAAGGTTTAAACGGTGGGATGGTGACTATAGAAGCTGATACAGGTTATGTAAGGGCGGTTATAGGTGGTAAAGATTTTAAATCTGGAGATTACAATAGAGCTATCTATGCCAAAAGGCAGCCTGGATCATCCTTTAAACCATTTATTTATTTTACAGCTCTGAGACAGGGTTATCCTATGAATACGGTGATTGAGGATACACCTCTGGAATTTGGTGAATGGAAACCTAGAAACTATGGGGGGGATTTTAGAAAAAATTTCACCCTCTTAGAAGGAATGGAGAGATCTATAAATATAGTGGCAATAAAAGTCTTACAAAAAATAGGGCTTAAAAACCTAGGTGAAACTGTAAAATTAGCAGGTGGAGAAGATATAAAGATCCCTCAAAATTTAACAGCAGCATTGGGAACTATGGTAGTGACTCCATATGAACTTTCAAGTTTATACCTGCCATTTGCAAATGGCGGATACAGGGTGAAACCGCAGTTTATTACCCAGATAAAAAACAGATATGGAAAGGTAATATATCAGGAAAAAGCAGAACAGGAGAGGGTATTTGAAGGTGAAGATACAGCTCTCATCACCCATATGATGGAAGACGTTGTAAATCTTGGTACAGGTAAAAATGCAAGGGTAACAAAAGACGGAAAAAATATTGTACAAGGTGGGAAAACCGGTACAACCAACAGGCAGAGAACAGCATGGTATGCCGGAATAACTCCTAAGTATGTTACCACAGTATATATTGGCTATGACAATAATAAACCTATGGATAAATCTGCCACTGGCGGAGGACTTACAGCCAAATTATGGGGTAATTACTACCAGATCTTAGTGGATGACGGGTATGATACCGGTAAAGAGTTTAATCATATTGCCGACGGATTAAAAAATGGAAAGCTGACCGAAGTGCTGATCGATTCTAAAAATGGTAGATTAGCAGATTCTACATCTGGCTGGAATAAGAGGTGGGCCTTGTTTAAAAAGGGAACTGAACCGGTAGAGATGGCATCTGTATATAATTCAGATTTCAATGATTTTTTTGTTAAATCCGATGAAATTATGATGAAAAATGTAGAAAAAACAATGGAATCTCAAAAAAATATGGAACAGAATAAAAGAAATATAAATTCTGATTCTATGTTTAAAGATCTCTTTGGGAATTAA
- a CDS encoding queuosine precursor transporter gives MQNIILWFVMLLVNFGFILYFYRTYGKNGLYAYIPITIILAQIQVNKAIEIGGMSSTLGNIMFASSFLVTDILSEKYGVKAAAKGAKIGLMSNIAATILLQVSVAFEPSTADYSQVAMETLFGPLSRFTAVGLICYWISQNIDIHLFEKLKKRFPENKHLWLRNNGSTMLSQFVDTAIFTYLAFYLSFDFLGFSYPGFYDFKTCLEIFTTTYLMKIVIASFDTPFLYLAKKMHREGIVQDGKLREV, from the coding sequence ATGCAAAATATAATACTTTGGTTTGTAATGCTGTTGGTTAACTTTGGATTCATCCTATATTTTTACAGAACCTATGGAAAGAATGGTCTCTACGCCTATATACCTATAACTATAATACTGGCTCAGATCCAGGTGAATAAAGCCATAGAGATAGGAGGGATGTCATCTACCCTGGGAAATATAATGTTTGCGTCAAGTTTTCTGGTGACAGATATATTATCGGAAAAATATGGAGTGAAGGCAGCAGCCAAGGGTGCTAAGATAGGGCTTATGAGTAATATAGCAGCAACTATATTACTGCAGGTCTCAGTGGCTTTTGAGCCCAGTACAGCTGATTATTCACAGGTAGCCATGGAAACCTTATTTGGGCCATTATCCAGGTTCACAGCAGTGGGGCTTATCTGCTACTGGATCTCGCAAAATATAGATATCCACCTCTTTGAAAAACTTAAGAAAAGATTTCCGGAAAATAAACATCTGTGGCTGAGAAACAATGGAAGTACTATGCTGAGTCAGTTTGTAGATACGGCAATCTTCACATATTTAGCCTTCTACCTGAGTTTTGACTTTTTAGGATTTTCCTATCCAGGGTTTTATGATTTTAAGACGTGTTTAGAGATATTTACAACTACATATCTGATGAAGATTGTAATTGCAAGTTTTGATACCCCGTTTTTATACCTGGCTAAAAAGATGCATAGAGAGGGAATAGTTCAAGATGGAAAATTAAGGGAAGTTTAA